One Coccinella septempunctata chromosome 8, icCocSept1.1, whole genome shotgun sequence genomic window carries:
- the LOC123319118 gene encoding kinesin-like protein Klp68D gives MDKSTLSNEAVQVVVRCRPMSQKEDQAECLAIIKTYPSRGVIEVQNPKARSENERTKLFTFDAVYDWHSTQQSLYDETVRPLVSSVLEGYNGCVFAYGQTGTGKTYTMEGTKEVEDGQGVIPRAFEQIWAHINRTTGVEFLVTVRYLEIYMEEIRDLLKTKHSKPLELREDNGQGVYVTHLHSQTCKSEADMFKAMRIGNLNRTTGATNMNEHSSRSHAIFQIVIEMAEEHSKSVKVGKLNLIDLAGSERQAKTGATGDRLREATKINKALSSLGNVIYALAENSAHIPYRDSKLTRLLQDSLGGNSKTIMIANIGPANTNYEETIVTLRYAYRAKSIKNQPIKNEDIKNTKLLELQEEIERLKRLIEEKNRGIELTGQIEYEVSSEDDDDDNEKEEKVKKLELSKVEVSELAKQLKTLENQMVHGGNLVDSVKENEMKLEQQRLEIAARKKREIEIQQKIEEEEENCHELKQVFASLQQEVDFKRDKLKRLYARLQSVKQEIKDCHEEYVRSRKEIEESNDNASMQLRKRFLIIDNFVPTEERTRLLNLAYFDDDKDNWILNKEQYKLARPIAHNYRRPISDYAVQRSHNSSKYRGENILDLNLDMPLRTTQDYTYPAVCPQIKAFVSNIITQESQNNHIKLPAHSVAVKSATSKLEKEGKYKQAIRNIVEVHNQKSRQNSARPVF, from the exons ATGGATAAATCT actCTCAGCAATGAGGCTGTACAGGTAGTTGTACGATGTCGTCCTATGAGCCAAAAGGAGGATCAGGCTGAATGTCTGGCAATCATCAAAACCTATCCCAGTAGAGGCGTTATCGAAGTACAAAATCCAAAAGCTAGGAGCGAAAATGAAAGGACCAAATTGTTTACTTTCGATGCAGTATACGATTGGCA TTCTACTCAACAATCTTTGTACGATGAGACGGTGCGTCCGTTGGTGTCCTCCGTGTTGGAAGGGTATAACGGTTGTGTATTCGCATATGGTCAGACGGGCACTGGCAAAACCTACACAATGGAAGGAACGAAAGAGGTAGAAGACGGTCAAGGTGTTATCCCAAGAGCTTTCGAACAAATTTGGGCGCACATAAATAGAACTACTGGTGTCGAATTCTTGGTGACCGTTCGTTATTTGGAAATATACATGGAAGAGATCAGAGACTTATTGAAGACGAAACATTCCAAACCGCTCGAATTGAGAGAG GACAATGGTCAAGGAGTCTACGTAACGCACCTTCATTCACAAACGTGCAAGAGCGAAGCCGACATGTTCAAGGCAATGAGAATAGGAAATCTAAACAGAACCACAGGCGCCACGAACATGAACGAGCACAGTTCTAGATCTCACGCTATATTCCAAATAGTCATCGAAATGGCGGAAGAACACTCTAAAAGTGTCAAGGTGGGAAAATTGAACCTTATCGATTTGGCGGGCAGTGAGAGACAGGCCAAAACCGGAGCTACCGGAGACAGGTTGAGAGAAGCTACCAAGATCAACAAggcgttatcttctttgg GAAACGTTATTTACGCGTTGGCTGAGAACTCCGCACATATACCTTACAGGGACTCCAAACTCACAAGACTGTTACAAGATTCTCTAGGCGGAAATAGTAAAACCATCATGATTGCCAATATCGGTCCCGCAAATACAAATTATGAGGAAACTATTGTAACGTTAAG ATACGCCTACCGGGCAAAGTCGATCAAGAACCAACCGATCAAGAACGAAGACATCAAAAACACCAAGTTGCTGGAGCTGCAGGAGGAGATCGAACGGCTGAAGAGGCTCATCGAGGAGAAGAACAGGGGGATAGAGCTGACGGGTCAGATCGAGTACGAGGTGAGCAGCGAGGACGACGACGACGACAACGAGAAAGaggaaaaggtgaaaaaattgGAACTGAGCAAGGTGGAGGTGAGCGAACTGGCCAAGCAGCTGAAGACGTTGGAGAACCAGATGGTGCACGGCGGAAATTTGGTGGATAGCGTCAAGGAGAACGAGATGAAGCTCGAGCAGCAGAGGCTGGAGATCGCCGCGCGAAAG aaAAGGGAGATAGAAATCCAACAAAAAATAGAAGAGGAAGAGGAAAATTGCCACGAGTTGAAGCAGGTATTCGCCAGTCTCCAGCAAGAGGTCGATTTCAAGAGGGACAAGCTGAAAAGGTTGTACGCTAGATTGCAGTCGGTCAAGCAGGAAATAAAAGATTGCCATGAGGAATACGTTAGGAGTAGGAAAGAGATCGAAGAGTCCAACGACAACGCGTCGAT GCAGCTCCGAAAAAGGTTCCTCATCATCGACAATTTCGTTCCCACCGAAGAAAGGACGCGCCTGTTGAACCTGGCCTATTTCGACGACGACAAAGACAACTGGATCCTAAATAAGGAACAATATAAGCTTGCCAGACCTATTGCTCACAATTACAGGAGACCAATATCCGATTATGCTGTCCAACGTTCCCACAATTCATccaaatacagg GGTGAAAATATCCTGGATTTGAATCTGGACATGCCTCTACGCACAACCCAAGACTACACTTACCCCGCTGTCTGCCCGCAAATTAAGGCTTTCGTTAGCAATATAATAACGCAAGAGAGCCAAAACAACCACATAAAGTTACCGGCTCACTCCGTGGCCGTGAAAAGCGCCACCTCGAAGCTCGAGAAAGAGGGGAAATACAAACAGGCCATTAGGAATATCGTCGAGGTTCATAACCAGAA AAGTCGACAAAACTCTGCTCGGCCAGTATTCTAA
- the LOC123319150 gene encoding KH domain-containing, RNA-binding, signal transduction-associated protein 3-like: protein MKRNNLNDNEEMPKRKQKFNEFTNEEDMSTNDKQEPLSIKEREYIQQLFKEKSDLDQVLHNNAIRLLDQEISKVQSSGKIPPREFRYVNIYREKPIKLSTKVLVPVQDHPKFNFVGKLLGPKGNSLKRLQEETMCKMSILGKGSMRDPCKEQELKNSLDPKYAHLMEELHVEVTAFGPPAEAYARMAFALAEIRKYLIPDKNDSIRQEQLRELESLSVSGPYRDLEMVKMPPRGPPPPSVMRTATRTPVMTPRVMPAKTKILSILDRARLALEESYSNDEPSYAHGRHLGPFEDSNSNYRYEEHDYAPVDYYRKDYGDAPSQRWRPIPPGTLGRSSETSRYRSSNYPRSSSKGTY from the exons ATGAAgagaaataatttgaatgataATGAAGAAATGcctaaacgtaaacaaaaatttaatgaattcaCTAACGAAGAAGATATGTCAACAAACGATAAGCAAGAGCCATTATCTATTAAAGAAAGGGAATATATACAACAACTATTCAAGGAAAAGTCAGATTTAGATCAGGTCTTACACAACAATGCTATCAGGCTGTTGGATCAAG AAATATCAAAAGTACAAAGCAGTGGAAAGATCCCGCCCAGGGAATTCAGATATGTGAATATTTACAGAGAGAAGCCCATCAAGTTGAGTACGAAAGTTCTGGTACCCGTTCAAGACCATCCAAAA TTTAATTTCGTCGGTAAACTATTAGGCCCTAAGGGCAACTCCCTGAAACGACTTCAGGAGGAGACTATGTGCAAAATGTCCATATTGGGCAAGGGGTCCATGAGAGATCCGTGCAAAGAACAAGAATTAAAAAACTCTCTCGATCCCAAATACGCCCATCTCATGGAGGAACTCCATGTCGAAGTTACAGCATTCGGACCACCGGCAGAGGCTTATGCCAGAATGGCTTTCGCTCTGGCCGAAATTCGGAAATATTTGATACCCGACAAGAACGATTCCATCAGGCAGGAACAACTGAGGGAACTCGAAAGTTTGAGCGTCTCCGGACCGTACCGGGATCTCGAAATGGTCAAAATGCCACCCAGAGGTCCTCCCCCGCCCTCGGTGATGCGTACCGCGACTAGGACGCCGGTGATGACTCCACGTGTCATGCCGGCCAAAACGAAAATCTTGTCTATCCTGGACAGGGCCAGGTTAGCTCTCGAGGAAAGTTACAGTAACGATGAGCCATCCTACGCCCATGGACGTCATTTAGGGCCCTTCGAAGATTCAAATTCGAATTATAGATATGAAGAACACGATTATGCCCCTGTCGATTATTACAGGAAAGATTATGGAG ATGCACCTAGTCAACGATGGAGACCCATTCCTCCAGGTACGCTTGGTCGTTCATCTGAAACTTCTAGGTATCGCTCGAGCAACTACCCGAGATCATCATCGAAAGGAACCTATTAA